The genomic segment ATCGGGCAGCCCCGGTATGCGGACAACTTCACGTTCGGAGAAGAAAACGTGACGCAGCGCTCTGGACTGGTCTGATGCCTGCAATTCCAGAAATATGGCGCGTTCCCGTTTCATGCCTTCGGTAAAGGGGAGCTCGGTTGCGATTTTAACAGCTTCGATGCATTTGAACGGGGCGATGGCACCACGGAATTTGCGGGCATTGGCTTTGGCAAAATCGGCAAAAACAGAAGGGGAATCGACTTTGGCCTGTCGTTCGCTCACTTTGCGGACAGGACGTTTCTCATCAATAACCTTTTTAGCAAAGGCGAGCGCCTCCGCTTTCAGGTTGCCTTCAATGATTGCATCAAGAATGCCCATGTCTTTAGCCCGCGCCGCCGATACAGGAACACCGGAGGTGATCATTTCCAGCGCCGCCTGCACTCCGGCCACACGCGGCAGCCGTTGCGTTCCACCCGCTCCGGGCAGAAGTCCCAGTTTCACTTCCGGCAGGCCCACCCTTGCGGATGGCAAGGCAATGCGGAAATGACAGCTAAGCGGTATTTCCAGACCTCCGCCC from the Deltaproteobacteria bacterium HGW-Deltaproteobacteria-6 genome contains:
- a CDS encoding 3-hydroxyacyl-CoA dehydrogenase gives rise to the protein MSDTVRFSKEGNIGIITINNPPVNALSQAVRAGIKADLEKGIADNDVSAMIILCEGRTFIAGADIREFGKPPMEPYLPDVCQFIEDSPKPVIAAIHGTALGGGLEIPLSCHFRIALPSARVGLPEVKLGLLPGAGGTQRLPRVAGVQAALEMITSGVPVSAARAKDMGILDAIIEGNLKAEALAFAKKVIDEKRPVRKVSERQAKVDSPSVFADFAKANARKFRGAIAPFKCIEAVKIATELPFTEGMKRERAIFLELQASDQSRALRHVFFSEREVVRIPGLPD